One genomic region from Leifsonia sp. Root1293 encodes:
- a CDS encoding DNA-3-methyladenine glycosylase family protein → MSTEATDRVAEGYAVLGGRDPILGGLITRVGTPDPFAFPDGGRTAGDNFAGMALHIVAQQISITVALVIYDRLVVVLGGAPTPAGVLALDVDAMRALGMSHSKAAYLRNLATAVATGDIAIDDLDAVSDGDVTAALTGVKGIGPWSAEMFLIHQLRRVDVLPAGDLGIRMAVQRAYGLPDVPLIEQVRQRGAEWSPYRTLASTLLWHSLK, encoded by the coding sequence ATGAGCACTGAAGCCACGGACCGAGTCGCAGAGGGGTATGCCGTCCTGGGAGGCCGCGACCCGATTCTGGGCGGATTGATCACCAGGGTCGGCACTCCCGACCCGTTCGCCTTCCCCGACGGAGGTCGCACAGCAGGCGACAACTTCGCGGGAATGGCACTGCACATCGTGGCCCAGCAGATCTCGATCACGGTGGCTCTGGTCATCTACGACCGGCTCGTCGTCGTACTCGGCGGAGCGCCGACCCCAGCCGGGGTGCTCGCCCTCGACGTCGACGCGATGCGGGCGCTCGGGATGTCCCACTCCAAAGCGGCCTACCTGCGCAACCTCGCAACCGCTGTGGCGACGGGTGACATCGCGATCGACGACCTCGATGCCGTGAGCGATGGCGACGTCACCGCGGCCCTCACCGGCGTGAAAGGCATCGGGCCCTGGAGTGCGGAGATGTTCCTCATCCACCAGTTGCGGCGCGTCGACGTCCTGCCGGCGGGAGACCTCGGCATCCGCATGGCAGTGCAACGCGCCTATGGCCTGCCCGACGTGCCCCTGATCGAGCAGGTCCGTCAGCGGGGTGCGGAGTGGTCGCCATACCGGACCCTCGCCTCGACCCTCCTCTGGCACTCGCTGAAGTGA
- a CDS encoding alpha/beta fold hydrolase, translating into MFEKFTNRLVDVPRGSINTLTGGDGPPLLLLHGYPQTHVMWHAVVDHLTDDHTVVVVDLPGYGRSFRPETVTDHSTYSKRAIGDDLVEVMGDLGFPSFAVAGHDRGGRIAYRMALDHPEVISAGGAFDVVPTGEVWSRADAQMALTYWHWAFLAQPAPLPEDLINARPDAFFEHHVRMLGLGRAEGRYPSEHMAQYRAILDDPTVVHGICEDYRAGAGIDREHDDVDSAHGRRIGCPMLVLWSASGALPRFYGDVAAVWRPWTTDLRARGLDAGHFLVEDQPEQVAQELLDLLRSIPASTSASA; encoded by the coding sequence ATGTTCGAGAAGTTCACGAACCGTCTCGTCGATGTTCCGCGCGGCAGCATCAACACCCTGACGGGTGGGGACGGTCCTCCGCTCCTGCTTCTGCACGGGTATCCGCAGACGCACGTGATGTGGCACGCGGTCGTCGACCATCTGACCGACGACCACACCGTCGTCGTGGTCGACCTCCCCGGCTACGGGCGGTCCTTCCGTCCTGAGACGGTCACCGATCACAGCACCTACTCGAAGCGGGCCATCGGCGATGACCTGGTCGAGGTGATGGGAGATCTCGGCTTCCCCTCGTTCGCCGTGGCCGGGCACGACCGCGGCGGCCGCATCGCCTACCGGATGGCGCTGGACCATCCTGAGGTGATCTCGGCCGGCGGGGCGTTCGACGTGGTCCCGACCGGTGAGGTCTGGTCACGTGCAGACGCGCAGATGGCGTTGACGTACTGGCATTGGGCCTTCCTGGCGCAGCCGGCGCCCCTCCCCGAGGATCTCATCAACGCGCGCCCTGACGCCTTCTTCGAGCACCACGTCCGGATGCTGGGGCTCGGTCGCGCGGAAGGCCGGTACCCCTCGGAACACATGGCGCAGTATCGGGCGATACTCGACGATCCGACAGTCGTGCACGGGATCTGCGAGGACTACCGGGCCGGCGCAGGCATCGACCGCGAACACGACGATGTCGACTCGGCCCACGGGCGTCGGATCGGCTGTCCCATGCTCGTGCTCTGGAGCGCGTCGGGTGCGCTGCCCAGGTTCTACGGCGATGTCGCTGCCGTCTGGCGACCCTGGACAACCGACCTCCGCGCCCGGGGCCTCGACGCCGGACACTTCCTGGTCGAGGATCAGCCGGAGCAGGTGGCGCAGGAGCTCCTCGATCTCCTGCGGAGCATCCCCGCATCGACATCCGCATCCGCCTAG
- a CDS encoding alpha/beta fold hydrolase encodes MSTVTVGEENSAPIELYYEDQGTGRPVVLLAGWPFDARSWEPQLHPLLDAGYRVIAYDRRGFGRSSAPITGYDFDTLSADLDVVMRTLDLRDATIVGFSLGTGEVVRYIGKFGTERLTSAVMIESLTPTFALTPENPKGVDASGVAGVQQAILDDRFAWLTGMMGNFLNLDDYQGTLVSEDTVRAMWSAGADASPYATWACPQTWLEDFSADLEKFDVPALIVHGTADRILSIDGQGRRAHEALPAARYVEIDGGPHINPVTHTAEVNRELLRFLADPS; translated from the coding sequence GTGAGCACCGTCACCGTCGGCGAGGAGAACTCCGCCCCGATCGAGTTGTACTACGAGGATCAGGGCACCGGCCGGCCGGTCGTGCTCCTCGCGGGCTGGCCGTTCGACGCCCGCTCGTGGGAACCGCAACTCCATCCGCTGCTCGACGCGGGCTACAGGGTGATCGCCTACGACCGCCGCGGCTTCGGGCGATCGAGCGCGCCCATCACTGGCTACGACTTCGACACGCTGAGTGCCGATCTGGACGTCGTGATGCGAACCCTGGACCTCCGCGACGCCACCATCGTCGGCTTCTCACTGGGCACCGGCGAGGTGGTACGGTACATCGGGAAGTTCGGCACGGAGCGACTGACCAGCGCCGTGATGATCGAGAGCCTCACTCCGACCTTCGCCCTCACCCCGGAGAACCCGAAGGGCGTGGACGCCTCCGGTGTCGCCGGCGTGCAGCAGGCCATCCTCGACGACCGATTCGCCTGGCTCACCGGGATGATGGGCAATTTCCTCAATCTCGATGACTACCAGGGCACCCTCGTCAGCGAGGACACGGTTCGAGCGATGTGGTCTGCCGGCGCGGATGCGTCTCCCTACGCGACCTGGGCGTGCCCGCAGACCTGGCTGGAGGACTTCTCCGCCGACCTGGAGAAGTTCGATGTTCCCGCGCTCATCGTGCACGGGACAGCGGACCGCATCCTGTCGATCGACGGCCAGGGACGACGGGCCCACGAAGCCCTGCCTGCGGCGCGCTACGTCGAGATCGACGGCGGACCGCACATCAATCCCGTCACGCACACAGCCGAGGTGAACCGCGAGCTCCTGCGATTCCTCGCCGATCCGTCCTGA
- a CDS encoding response regulator: MAVTVLIVDDDARFRDLARRMLTIWGYRPESEAGSVIEALQRVAESPSDVALVDIGLPDGTGLELSAILTGAPWWMRVVLVSSDSDATTTRNATAAGALAFIPKTELSSTALDAVLGDGARS; the protein is encoded by the coding sequence ATGGCCGTGACAGTTCTGATCGTCGATGACGATGCACGGTTCCGCGACTTGGCGAGGAGAATGCTCACTATCTGGGGATATCGACCCGAAAGTGAGGCAGGCAGTGTGATCGAGGCATTGCAGCGAGTGGCGGAATCACCTTCCGACGTCGCGCTCGTCGACATCGGCCTTCCCGATGGCACGGGGCTGGAGCTGAGTGCGATCCTCACCGGTGCGCCCTGGTGGATGCGCGTCGTGCTCGTCTCCTCAGACAGCGACGCGACGACGACCCGGAACGCCACCGCGGCCGGAGCGCTCGCGTTCATCCCCAAGACCGAGCTGTCGAGCACGGCGCTCGACGCTGTTCTCGGTGACGGGGCGAGATCGTGA
- a CDS encoding response regulator transcription factor produces MTEHRRGEPVRVCVGEDDLLFRQGVVRVLTDGGLVVVAEADNAVDFLTETLVHRPDVAVVDIRMPPHRDDDGLRAAIELRERIPDMGVVLLTQYCDPEFAVELIGDRPEGVGYLLKERVGDIDEFVSAVTRVARGGSALDSEVIARMLRPRPIPEELAPLTPRERAVLAAMAEGLSNQGIAHALLISSAAVEKHVTAVFRKLSITSDGAEHRRVRAVLRYLTAQRT; encoded by the coding sequence GTGACTGAGCACCGGCGGGGTGAACCCGTGCGGGTGTGCGTCGGTGAGGATGATCTCCTGTTCAGGCAGGGCGTGGTCAGGGTCCTCACCGACGGGGGACTGGTCGTCGTCGCCGAGGCAGACAACGCCGTCGACTTCCTCACGGAGACACTCGTCCACAGACCGGACGTGGCCGTTGTCGACATCCGGATGCCCCCGCACCGTGATGACGACGGACTGCGCGCAGCGATCGAGCTGCGCGAGCGCATCCCGGACATGGGGGTGGTGCTGCTCACGCAGTACTGCGATCCCGAGTTCGCCGTCGAACTGATCGGAGACCGGCCGGAAGGTGTCGGTTACCTCTTGAAGGAACGCGTCGGGGACATCGACGAGTTCGTCTCAGCCGTGACCCGGGTGGCGCGGGGCGGCAGCGCGCTGGATTCCGAGGTGATCGCACGCATGCTGCGCCCACGGCCGATTCCCGAGGAGCTCGCGCCGCTGACCCCCCGGGAACGGGCCGTTCTGGCTGCGATGGCCGAGGGGCTGTCCAATCAGGGGATCGCACACGCGCTCCTGATCAGCAGTGCTGCGGTCGAGAAGCATGTCACCGCCGTCTTCCGCAAGCTGTCCATCACCTCCGACGGGGCCGAACACCGTCGCGTTCGGGCAGTGCTCCGGTACCTGACCGCTCAACGAACCTGA
- a CDS encoding GAF domain-containing sensor histidine kinase: protein MSDSTDHASRLRVELRPAIFGTDVEREEIKRLVEKERALRDVADLIAHAGADVDIIAIIVREASRQVHGLPVTLTRFVGQRELLVLASPDGPATAGMRIVFETDTLPDRVLRTGVPFRVDDYRSQPDAEMAKRFGNVAGVAVPIVVEGRVWGMFFINSAVGPLPPETESRISAFAQLVTASFDSIEARNQLRGVAEHDETMRSIQQDAAASLAELAARMVTYAASLDGVEHATLTLVGGVRVAAGNPVVSIGNSPVRPTETVTFPVTAQHDSVGALEIETTLPVLPGQTDRYLTDLSEVTGRIVLSVTNRQQLSELIGEQASLRRIAEVAARGVPRAGPMDDILAAICRAASDQLGGQEITLLQFEDADTIVAVATHGGPVPPGVRVSHPRGSLSDLVARTKSAVRVDDFDALPSAEIVRRYGIRAGVGVPILIEDRLWGAFVSTSPTGPLPPDTERRLEGFAQLTWSAIANTEARESLRRLVDEQAALRHVAELVARESPLPTVFDAVVDEAARVVGASSAAIVQAAGGGDDRVVAEITPLPKEGAHRAELPILVNGERWGTLAVTSDAHSRVDGRDRLKPFADLLAAAVANADHRDGLTLSRARVIAAADEARRRLQRDVHDGAQQRLVHTILMLKLARDSARAGQDITELLADALSNAEDANRQLRDVVRGILPAALTRNGLAAGIESLVADVPTPVHLELDVPRLPAAIETTGYFVVAEAITNAVKHAGATSVGVRCTLSEDAEMLILAIEDDGVGGADPSNGTGLTGLKDRIEASNGTIGIESRPGRGTRIVARIPLGPTGARQSPTAPRSADDSRREEQGSSR, encoded by the coding sequence ATGTCCGACAGCACTGATCACGCATCGCGTCTCCGGGTCGAACTGCGTCCGGCGATCTTCGGGACCGACGTCGAACGCGAGGAGATCAAGCGCCTCGTCGAGAAGGAGCGAGCGCTCCGCGATGTGGCCGACCTGATAGCCCACGCCGGTGCCGACGTCGACATCATCGCCATCATCGTTCGCGAGGCATCACGGCAGGTGCACGGCCTGCCTGTGACCCTCACCCGGTTCGTCGGACAGAGGGAGCTGCTGGTGCTGGCGTCTCCGGACGGACCGGCGACAGCCGGCATGCGCATAGTGTTCGAGACCGACACCCTGCCCGACCGGGTCCTCCGCACCGGGGTTCCGTTCCGGGTCGACGACTATCGGAGCCAGCCCGACGCCGAAATGGCGAAGCGGTTCGGCAATGTCGCCGGTGTCGCAGTCCCCATCGTCGTGGAAGGTCGGGTGTGGGGGATGTTCTTCATCAACTCGGCAGTCGGGCCGCTGCCGCCGGAGACGGAGAGCCGCATCTCCGCCTTCGCCCAACTCGTGACGGCTTCGTTCGACAGCATCGAAGCCCGCAACCAGCTGCGCGGAGTGGCCGAGCACGACGAGACGATGCGCTCCATCCAGCAGGATGCCGCGGCGTCGCTCGCCGAGCTCGCGGCGCGGATGGTCACCTACGCGGCGAGTCTGGACGGAGTCGAGCACGCAACCCTGACGCTCGTCGGAGGCGTGAGGGTCGCCGCGGGGAATCCCGTCGTCTCCATCGGCAATTCGCCCGTCCGGCCGACGGAGACAGTGACCTTCCCCGTGACCGCGCAGCACGACTCGGTCGGGGCCCTCGAGATCGAGACGACCCTTCCCGTGTTGCCCGGGCAGACCGATCGCTATCTGACCGATCTGAGCGAAGTCACCGGGCGGATCGTGCTGTCGGTCACGAACCGGCAGCAGCTGAGCGAACTCATCGGCGAGCAGGCGTCGCTGCGACGCATCGCCGAGGTCGCGGCTCGGGGAGTGCCGCGAGCGGGCCCGATGGACGACATCCTCGCCGCGATCTGCAGGGCTGCATCCGATCAGCTCGGCGGGCAGGAGATCACGCTGCTCCAGTTCGAGGATGCCGACACGATCGTGGCGGTCGCGACCCACGGTGGCCCGGTCCCGCCGGGTGTCCGGGTGAGCCACCCCCGAGGATCCCTCTCCGATCTCGTCGCCCGCACGAAGTCCGCCGTGCGGGTCGACGATTTCGATGCGTTGCCGAGCGCGGAGATCGTGCGCCGGTACGGCATCCGTGCCGGTGTCGGGGTTCCGATCCTCATCGAGGATCGCCTGTGGGGCGCATTCGTGTCCACGTCGCCGACCGGGCCGCTGCCCCCGGACACCGAGCGCAGACTCGAGGGATTCGCCCAGCTCACCTGGTCGGCCATAGCGAACACGGAGGCCCGGGAGAGCCTGCGCCGTCTCGTCGATGAGCAGGCAGCACTGCGTCATGTCGCGGAGCTCGTCGCGCGGGAATCGCCCCTGCCGACGGTCTTCGATGCTGTGGTGGATGAAGCGGCTCGGGTGGTGGGTGCCTCGTCGGCTGCCATCGTGCAGGCAGCCGGCGGTGGCGACGATCGCGTGGTCGCCGAGATCACCCCGCTCCCGAAGGAAGGGGCCCATCGTGCCGAGTTGCCCATCCTGGTCAACGGTGAGCGGTGGGGGACTCTCGCCGTGACGTCGGATGCGCACAGCCGCGTCGATGGCCGGGACCGTCTCAAGCCGTTCGCCGACCTCCTGGCGGCGGCTGTGGCCAACGCCGATCATCGGGACGGCCTCACGCTGTCCCGTGCCCGCGTGATCGCCGCGGCGGACGAGGCTCGCAGACGCCTCCAACGTGACGTTCACGATGGTGCCCAACAACGTCTCGTTCACACGATTCTGATGCTCAAGCTGGCCCGTGACTCCGCGCGCGCCGGACAGGACATCACGGAACTGCTCGCCGACGCACTCTCGAATGCGGAAGACGCCAACCGTCAACTCCGCGACGTCGTGCGCGGCATCCTCCCCGCAGCACTCACGCGCAACGGCCTCGCCGCAGGCATCGAATCGCTCGTCGCCGACGTGCCGACGCCCGTGCACCTCGAACTCGATGTTCCTCGGCTGCCTGCAGCCATCGAGACGACGGGCTACTTCGTCGTCGCTGAAGCGATCACGAATGCCGTCAAGCATGCGGGGGCCACGAGCGTTGGTGTGCGCTGCACGCTGTCGGAGGATGCCGAGATGTTGATCCTCGCGATCGAAGACGACGGGGTAGGCGGCGCAGATCCGTCGAACGGGACGGGCCTGACCGGATTGAAGGACCGCATCGAGGCGAGCAACGGGACGATCGGCATCGAGAGTCGACCGGGTCGGGGAACCCGCATCGTCGCCCGCATCCCACTCGGGCCGACTGGAGCGAGGCAGTCGCCCACGGCACCGAGATCAGCGGACGACTCCAGGCGTGAGGAACAGGGGAGCAGTCGATGA
- a CDS encoding pyridoxamine 5'-phosphate oxidase family protein, translating to MSRQYGCIAFTDDVRGVQADYGSSGFYDRMSRRADGSEQLDPLGPQEKAFLTERDGFYLSTVGETGWPYVQFRGGPPGFLQVRDDNTIAWADFRGNLQHVSTGNLVGDRRVAMIAVDYPRRRRLKLFGMARVIRVEDDPALVSAVAVPGYDAVVEAAIVVTVTAFDWNCPQHIPRRFTLDEVEQRVAPLRARIRELEDRLAAVGG from the coding sequence ATGAGCAGACAGTACGGATGCATCGCATTCACCGACGATGTGCGGGGCGTTCAGGCCGACTACGGCAGTTCCGGGTTCTACGACAGGATGAGCCGCCGGGCGGACGGCTCGGAACAGCTCGACCCGCTCGGTCCGCAGGAGAAGGCCTTCCTGACCGAGCGTGACGGCTTCTATCTCTCCACTGTCGGCGAGACCGGATGGCCGTACGTGCAGTTCCGCGGAGGGCCGCCCGGCTTCCTGCAGGTGAGAGACGACAACACGATCGCCTGGGCCGATTTCAGGGGCAACCTGCAACACGTCTCGACGGGCAATCTCGTCGGTGACCGACGCGTCGCGATGATCGCAGTGGACTACCCGAGACGCCGACGGCTCAAGCTCTTCGGCATGGCGCGGGTGATCCGGGTGGAAGACGACCCCGCTCTCGTCTCCGCCGTCGCGGTTCCCGGCTACGACGCCGTCGTGGAGGCGGCCATCGTGGTGACGGTGACCGCCTTCGACTGGAACTGCCCGCAGCACATTCCCCGACGTTTCACGCTCGACGAGGTGGAGCAGCGGGTCGCCCCGTTGCGAGCTCGGATCAGGGAGCTCGAAGACCGTCTCGCCGCGGTGGGCGGATGA
- a CDS encoding DUF2231 domain-containing protein → MHTTTPMNQAKRPRTPLAGPYGHPFHPILVTIPIGTWIASLVFDLIGLGAEDPAPFVLGAQVLIAIGVIGALLAAVLGFLDYLVIPAGTRAKRTALIHMALNLGAVVLFAVNYWVRAASDHDETNVVGLVLTVVGLAAVGVSGWLGGKLAYSYGVRVAAEDDKQAEGFRR, encoded by the coding sequence GTGCACACCACCACTCCGATGAACCAGGCCAAACGACCACGCACTCCCCTGGCCGGCCCCTATGGTCATCCGTTCCATCCGATCCTCGTCACCATCCCGATCGGCACCTGGATCGCGAGCCTCGTCTTCGACCTGATCGGCCTCGGGGCAGAGGATCCCGCACCGTTCGTCCTCGGAGCACAGGTGCTCATCGCCATCGGTGTCATCGGAGCGCTGCTCGCTGCGGTGCTGGGCTTCCTGGATTACCTCGTCATTCCCGCCGGCACTCGCGCCAAGCGGACCGCCCTCATCCACATGGCACTGAATCTCGGCGCCGTCGTGCTGTTCGCGGTCAACTACTGGGTGCGAGCGGCATCCGACCACGATGAGACGAATGTCGTCGGCCTGGTGCTCACCGTCGTCGGCCTGGCCGCGGTAGGAGTGTCGGGATGGCTTGGCGGAAAGCTCGCCTACAGCTACGGGGTGCGCGTGGCAGCGGAGGACGACAAGCAGGCCGAGGGCTTCCGGCGCTGA
- a CDS encoding zinc-dependent alcohol dehydrogenase → MRAMVYRGPYKVRVEEKEIPRIEHPNDAIVRVELAAICGSDLHLYHGMMPDTRVGHTFGHEFIGTVTEVGSSVERLKPGDRVMVPFNIYCGTCYFCQRGLFSNCHNVNPNATAVGGIYGYSHTCGGYDGGQSEYVRVPFADVGPGLIPDWMDDEDALLCTDALATGYFGAQLADIAQGDTVAVFGAGPVGLFAAKSAWLMGAGRVIVVDHLDYRLEKAQSFAHAETVNFAQVDDVIVELKHTTDGLGTDAVIDAVGAEADGNFLQHVTAAKLKLQGGSPIALNWAIDSVRKGGTVSVMGAYGPMFSAVKFGDAMNKGLTVRTNQCPVKRQWPRLFEHIQNGYLKPSDVITHRIPLEDIAEGYHMFSAKLDGCIKPVITPNAA, encoded by the coding sequence ATGCGGGCGATGGTGTACCGCGGGCCGTACAAGGTCCGCGTCGAGGAGAAGGAGATTCCGCGGATCGAGCATCCGAACGATGCGATCGTCAGGGTGGAGCTGGCAGCGATCTGCGGTTCCGACCTGCACCTGTATCACGGCATGATGCCCGATACGCGGGTCGGCCACACGTTCGGGCACGAGTTCATCGGGACAGTCACCGAGGTGGGCTCGTCGGTCGAGCGTCTGAAGCCGGGCGACCGGGTCATGGTGCCATTCAACATCTACTGCGGGACGTGCTACTTCTGCCAGCGGGGACTCTTCTCGAACTGCCACAACGTCAACCCGAATGCCACCGCGGTCGGTGGGATCTACGGATACTCGCACACCTGCGGCGGCTACGACGGCGGGCAATCGGAGTACGTGCGTGTGCCGTTCGCCGATGTCGGGCCGGGTCTCATTCCGGACTGGATGGATGACGAGGACGCGCTGCTGTGCACCGATGCGCTCGCAACGGGCTACTTCGGCGCACAACTCGCGGACATCGCCCAGGGCGACACCGTCGCGGTGTTCGGCGCCGGACCGGTCGGACTCTTCGCCGCGAAATCGGCCTGGCTCATGGGCGCCGGGCGCGTCATCGTGGTCGATCACCTCGACTACCGTCTCGAGAAGGCGCAGAGCTTCGCCCATGCCGAGACCGTCAACTTCGCCCAGGTCGATGATGTCATCGTCGAACTGAAGCACACCACGGACGGACTGGGCACGGATGCCGTCATCGATGCCGTGGGCGCCGAGGCCGACGGCAACTTCCTCCAGCACGTCACGGCGGCGAAGCTCAAGCTTCAGGGCGGATCACCGATCGCACTCAACTGGGCGATCGACTCGGTCAGGAAGGGCGGCACAGTCTCGGTCATGGGCGCATACGGGCCCATGTTCAGTGCGGTCAAGTTCGGCGACGCGATGAACAAGGGGCTGACGGTGCGCACCAACCAGTGCCCGGTCAAGCGGCAGTGGCCGCGATTGTTCGAGCACATCCAGAACGGCTACCTCAAGCCGAGCGACGTCATCACCCACCGCATCCCTCTCGAAGACATCGCCGAGGGGTATCACATGTTCTCAGCGAAACTCGATGGCTGCATCAAGCCCGTCATCACGCCGAACGCAGCGTAA
- a CDS encoding SDR family NAD(P)-dependent oxidoreductase gives MSGDPEVRGKTVVLIGASSGFGRGAALRLAGLGASVVLVARRFEALLDLQREIEGQGGQALAVGADVSDPVAVEAAAAAAVERFGRIDVWVNNAGIVAIGQFWDIPIQDHARIVEVNLTGLIHGAHAALRRFTAQGDGVLVNVGSVESEVPLAFQSSYAATKAGVLSLSRSLNEELRLAGYGDTIRVGTIMPWAVDTPLWSHAANYSGRTPRMAALDDPEIVVEAIVAACTDPQEEQRVGWKAQASTRSHALFPDTTERLSANLVDRESKKGSAVPPTTGAIYEPMAGTARVDGGARDRMRAEDAGEPIPVSEEAHP, from the coding sequence ATGAGCGGGGACCCGGAGGTGCGTGGGAAGACAGTCGTCCTGATCGGAGCGTCGAGCGGGTTCGGTCGCGGGGCAGCGCTTCGATTGGCCGGGCTCGGAGCGAGTGTGGTGCTCGTCGCACGTCGCTTCGAGGCTCTGCTCGACCTGCAGCGAGAGATCGAGGGTCAGGGCGGGCAAGCCCTCGCCGTAGGGGCCGACGTCAGCGACCCGGTCGCAGTCGAAGCGGCTGCGGCTGCGGCGGTCGAGCGGTTCGGACGGATCGACGTGTGGGTGAACAACGCCGGCATCGTGGCGATCGGCCAGTTCTGGGACATCCCGATCCAGGACCACGCCAGGATCGTCGAGGTCAACCTCACGGGGTTGATCCACGGCGCTCACGCGGCGCTTCGTCGCTTCACGGCTCAGGGCGACGGCGTGCTGGTGAACGTGGGCTCGGTCGAAAGCGAGGTTCCGCTCGCGTTCCAGTCGAGCTATGCGGCGACCAAGGCGGGCGTTCTGAGCCTGAGCCGGTCCCTGAACGAGGAACTGAGGCTGGCCGGATACGGAGACACCATCAGGGTGGGAACGATCATGCCCTGGGCCGTCGACACGCCGTTGTGGTCTCATGCAGCCAACTACAGCGGGCGAACCCCGCGGATGGCCGCACTGGACGACCCCGAGATCGTGGTGGAGGCGATCGTCGCTGCGTGCACGGATCCGCAGGAGGAGCAGCGGGTGGGGTGGAAGGCGCAGGCGTCCACCCGGTCCCACGCTCTGTTTCCCGATACGACGGAACGCCTGTCGGCGAACCTCGTCGACAGGGAGTCGAAGAAGGGAAGCGCGGTTCCTCCCACCACGGGCGCTATCTACGAGCCGATGGCCGGTACGGCGCGGGTCGACGGTGGCGCCAGGGACCGCATGAGAGCCGAGGACGCCGGAGAACCGATCCCGGTGTCCGAGGAGGCGCACCCGTGA
- a CDS encoding manganese catalase family protein, which yields MFFHRQELQHKATPDAPDAVYARKLQEVLGGQYGEITVALQYQFQAWNMHIPGKYRDLVFGIGAEEMGHVEMLAIMIAQLLEKAPLGVTKDAVQDDPTVAAVVGGMDVQHAIVAGAGARAVDSNGNPWSGSYLTGSGNLLADFTANANAEMQGRVQVARLYHMTDDHGVRDLLSFLLARDTMHQNQWMAAAAELRAEGAEDLPVPSNFPLGKEDRDVAYQYLNFSDGATAADGTWASGPTPDGKGEFSYHDGPTSSVPMPPPTHPDSRLYGTTELPNIVEKAAGRVQDALHKE from the coding sequence ATGTTCTTCCACCGTCAAGAGTTGCAGCACAAGGCGACGCCCGACGCACCGGATGCCGTCTACGCCCGCAAGCTGCAGGAGGTGCTCGGGGGGCAGTACGGCGAGATCACGGTGGCGCTCCAGTACCAGTTCCAAGCCTGGAACATGCACATCCCCGGCAAGTACCGGGACCTCGTCTTCGGCATCGGCGCAGAGGAGATGGGCCACGTCGAGATGCTGGCCATCATGATCGCTCAGTTGCTGGAGAAGGCGCCTCTGGGTGTCACGAAGGACGCCGTGCAGGATGACCCGACGGTGGCAGCGGTGGTCGGCGGCATGGACGTGCAGCACGCCATCGTCGCCGGGGCCGGTGCCCGTGCCGTGGACAGCAACGGCAACCCGTGGAGTGGCAGTTACCTGACCGGCAGCGGCAACCTGCTCGCCGACTTCACGGCGAACGCGAATGCCGAGATGCAGGGTCGTGTGCAGGTCGCTCGGCTGTACCACATGACCGACGATCACGGGGTGCGTGACCTGCTCTCGTTCCTGCTCGCCCGCGACACGATGCATCAGAACCAGTGGATGGCCGCTGCCGCCGAGCTTCGTGCAGAAGGGGCAGAGGACCTCCCCGTGCCCAGCAACTTCCCGCTCGGCAAGGAGGACCGGGACGTGGCGTACCAGTACCTGAACTTCAGCGACGGCGCGACAGCTGCCGACGGCACCTGGGCGAGCGGACCGACTCCAGACGGCAAGGGCGAGTTCAGCTACCACGACGGGCCGACCAGCTCGGTGCCGATGCCCCCGCCCACTCACCCGGACTCGCGGCTGTACGGCACCACTGAGCTGCCGAACATCGTGGAGAAGGCGGCCGGCCGCGTGCAGGACGCCCTGCACAAGGAATGA
- a CDS encoding DUF7882 family protein translates to MGRFTYDSTLKVEFEDRALAHLQLVVGAKMRRGESFHFSWRDDTSVGDGRTIVWIHPGANVVYKFFGSRPPAINRAWVEALMTTANSSAGLHMVPEPPEDTSKSGLDQ, encoded by the coding sequence ATGGGCAGATTCACCTACGACTCGACCCTGAAGGTGGAATTCGAGGACCGGGCCCTAGCCCACCTGCAGCTGGTCGTTGGAGCGAAGATGCGCCGAGGCGAGTCGTTCCATTTCTCGTGGCGAGACGACACCTCGGTGGGCGACGGACGCACGATCGTCTGGATCCACCCCGGGGCCAACGTCGTCTACAAATTCTTCGGCAGCCGCCCCCCGGCGATCAACCGCGCCTGGGTGGAGGCTCTGATGACGACCGCCAACTCGTCAGCGGGCCTGCACATGGTGCCCGAGCCGCCCGAAGACACCTCCAAGTCTGGATTGGACCAATGA